Genomic window (Siphonobacter curvatus):
ATTATGTTTAGATCTTTGTAAGGATAGTCCATTAACGGGTTATGGATATAAATCATTCGATCATCTCTATAACATGCATCAAGCTGATTTTTTTAAAAAAAACATTCATTCTTATGATCTTCATCTTTTGGCTGATAATATACATTTATCTTTGAATGATTATATTCATACATATATAGAAAATGGAATAATTGGCTTAATTCTATTTTTATTGCTATTGTATTTTAGTTTAAGTACAATTAATAGTATAAAAGATGATAAGTATTTAAAGTCGTCTATACTAATTTTCTATACTTTATGCTTATTTTCCTATCCATTACAAATATTTTCTATTCAAGTTTATATAATTTCATTACTTAGTTGGCTTTCAAAAACATCTAAAAAACAATATATTATAAAAAATAAAATTATACATATCAGTATGTATATAGGAATGATTATCTCATTACTATATAATATATTTAACTTATCAAATACATTAAAATGGAAGAAAGCATATGAATTATCTACTATTAATCAGACTAATTCATTGTTATTATACAAAAATATAGAATTTTTTTTTACTTGGAATAATGCGTTTCTCCTTGAATATGGAATTTTGCTTAATGAACAAAATAAATTTGTAGAATCATTTAAAATATTAGAAATATTAATTCATTTATATTCTGACACAGAAATTTATGTATTACAAGGTGACAATCTTGTTAATTTCAATAAACCTAAATCAAAATATTACTATGAAATAGCAAGCTTTATGACACCAAATCGACTTTTACCTAAATACAAACTTATGTCATTTTATATGTCAACAAAACAAACTGATAAAGCTTATTATAAAGCTTTAGAAATCTTAGAAACACCAATGAAAATAAATAATCCTACCGGCTTTTTGATTAAGAAAGAAGCCTCTAAAATCATTACTAATTTTAAATAATTTTTTATCTTAAATTAATCAATATGTCAAATCTTAGTTATTCTCGATTATCCGTAGTTGGAAAGTATTTAATATTAATGATATTCCTCGTATCAATTGGTATATCCTGCAGAAAAGATGTAGATAATTCAGATCCGTTATTGGAAAAGGCAAAATCAATTTACAATCTTAATGAACGTGATATACTTAAGAGTTTTTCTAATAACTATGTAATCCGACCTAAATGGGAAAATTCTGTTAGAAGTAACCTTAATGATAAATCATCTGTTATAAAGATAGAGATAGGACAAGGTAAAAGTCTTGGTTTGTTAGAACTGGTTCTAAGTTTAGATGAAGAAGGCATATTAAAAAATCAAATTGTTGAAACAATTCCAGAAGGCAATTCTTTTAACAATAAAAATTCATTTTCCGGAATTAAAAGTTTCTACAACCAATCCGGCAAATTTAAAGTTGGTGCGATTTTCAAGAAAGGTACATATTTTGAAAGCTATGTTCCTAAAGATTACTTAAATGATCTTAATAAAAAAAACATAAGTGGTCGTATAAGTAACGAAGCGATTGACTTAGATGAAGTTGTAGTGATTGGTCATAGACAAGGCTCTAGTGATTATTATTTTATCACTATCCCATTTAGCTTTTACATACCTACAGGAGGTGTCTATAATGACCCCTACTCCGGACTCTGGATATATCTACCATCAGGATCAGGTATTCCTGCTCCGACAGCAGATAATTGGGAGAATATAATAAGAAAAAACGTTCCTCCCTGTATAAAAGATGTACTTAATCAATTGACAATATACGCTCAAGGAAATTCAGTTGGAGATATTGTGCAAACTTTTTCTAATGGTAGAACGCCTACATTCAACTGGACATTAAATTCAGGTCCTTTAACTAATGGTGCTGGAGCTTCAACTACACCTGTAGTAAGCAATGGTGTGGTCACTACAACATTTGATCTTGAAAAACTCGGAAATGCTTCGGACATATCAATTGCTAGAACTATCCTTCATGAGTCTATTCATGCATTTTTAGTTTGGGAATTTAGAACTAATCCGAACGCAAATACATCAGGAACATACGCTGAATTAATTTTCTCATATAGACAAAGTCAAAATTTAAATTATTCCCATCATGCGTACATGCCAATTCACGTTAATAACATTGCAGCAGCACTTAAACAATATGGTGTAAGCAAGGGCTATAATTATAGTGATCAGTTTTATAATGACATGGCTTGGGGTGGATTAACTCATGATTCTGTAAATTCTATGTCTAGTTCATTTATGAATGCAGTTCCTAGTGCTAGTGATAGAACAAGAATCTTGCACACTTTAGCTATTGAACAGTCTGGAAAGGATATGAATGGTAATCCTCAAAGCCAGCATGGTACAAAAATTAACTGTAATTAATTTAAAAATAATTAATGAAAGCTATATTCTTATTACTGCTTATGTATTTGCCTATTATTGGTTCATGCCAAACTCGAGAAAGCAAATCTTATTTCAAGATTGATTCAATTCGAGAATCGTCTATACTATCTAATAAGAAAACCGCTCTATTTATTAGGGCTAAACCATTATATGATACAAACAGCTCTGTTCCTATTCTTTGGTCTTTTCACAAAAAAGGAGAAATAATTAGCGGACAAAATAACCCAATCGATAGCTTTAGCTATTATAGTTTTATCATATCAAACTATAAGTTTAAGTACTTACAGATTGATTATCCTGGTTTTTTATCAGCTATCATTAGAATAGATAAAACATATAGAGGAAAAAAAGTATATATCACTGCCTATTTGGCTGATGACACGAAGCCATTAAACTAAATAGGATATGATTAAACCTACAGTTTTTATTGTATTTATTGTAAATATCTTTCAATAATACAATAAAAACTGTAATTAATAAATATAAATATGAAGCCTGTAATTACTTTTTTTTATATTATAATTATATTTTTATTTACTTTTTATATAGAATCAAATATTATTTCTTCAAATAAAGATAATTTTCTTATAAAGAATACTACCATATTATCTTACTATTTAAATAAAAAAGATACTCTTGGTTATAAATCTGCTCAATTTTTACTTGAGCA
Coding sequences:
- a CDS encoding O-antigen ligase family protein gives rise to the protein MKLVFNNTGILSAYLCILTPSIFLIIDLNTNSNKTLVLAIIILGLMLFILKSRSSLIAYSIGIIYLLYNKTHLKNKFFYIIGFLSFTMLPLYLLMNLKKSSFKGRKFIYELCLDLCKDSPLTGYGYKSFDHLYNMHQADFFKKNIHSYDLHLLADNIHLSLNDYIHTYIENGIIGLILFLLLLYFSLSTINSIKDDKYLKSSILIFYTLCLFSYPLQIFSIQVYIISLLSWLSKTSKKQYIIKNKIIHISMYIGMIISLLYNIFNLSNTLKWKKAYELSTINQTNSLLLYKNIEFFFTWNNAFLLEYGILLNEQNKFVESFKILEILIHLYSDTEIYVLQGDNLVNFNKPKSKYYYEIASFMTPNRLLPKYKLMSFYMSTKQTDKAYYKALEILETPMKINNPTGFLIKKEASKIITNFK